The Takifugu rubripes chromosome 3, fTakRub1.2, whole genome shotgun sequence genome contains a region encoding:
- the LOC101063787 gene encoding thyrotropin-releasing hormone receptor-like, translated as MEHTTAFQRVAQVGNLTEMPLNPLEQQVVTIFLTVLICVVGIGGNIMVVLVVLRTKHMVTPTNCYLVSLAAADLIVLVAAGLPNISDVVAFWIYGYTGCLCITYLQYLGINVSSCSITAFTIERYIAICHSIKAQFLCTVSRAKRIIAGVWVFTSLYCIMWLFLVDTDETVYTNGVVVTCGYRVSRSLYMPIYFLDFTLFYVIPLTVATVLYGLIARILFMSPLPSHLSDREGGGSVHQGHTSSTNRGNKGAIFARKQITKMLLVVVVLFALLWLPYRTLVVVNSFLNPPYHNTWFLLFCRMCIYTNSAINPIIYNLMSQKFRGAFQNFCKCDWQHEEKVAEFRVPMYYSVIKDSSRESNEPVTEQEEVSGQITERVTVADEDRSTFICS; from the exons CGAGCAGCAGGTCGTAACCATATTCCTGACCGTCCTCATCTGCGTGGTGGGGATTGGTGGGAACAtcatggtggtgctggtggtgctgcgcACCAAACACATGGTGACGCCCACCAACTGCTACCTGGTCAGCCTGGCTGCTGCCGACCTCATCGTGCTGGTGGCGGCGGGGCTGCCCAACATCTCAGACGTGGTGGCCTTCTGGATATACGGATACACGGGATGCTTGTGCATCACCTACCTTCAGTATCTGGGCATCAACGTGTCGTCCTGCTCCATCACGGCCTTCACCATCGAACGCTACATCGCCATCTGTCACTCCATCAAGGCCCAGTTCTTATGCACCGTTTCCAGGGCCAAGAGGATCATCGCGGGGGTCTGGGTCTTCACCTCACTCTACTGCATTATGTGGTTGTTCTTGGTGGACACCGATGAGACCGTCTACACCAACGGCGTCGTGGTCACCTGTGGCTACCGGGTGTCCAGGAGTCTCTACATGCCCATCTATTTCCTGGATTTTACCTTGTTCTATGTGATCCCGCTCACCGTGGCCACCGTGCTTTACGGGCTCATCGCCAGGATTTTATTCATGAGCCCTCTGCCCTCGCACCTCAGcgacagagaggggggaggctCCGTCCACCAGGgtcacaccagcagcaccaacaggggCAACAAAGGGGCAATCTTTGCAAGGAAGCAG ATCACAAAGATGTTGTTGGTCGTGGTCGTCCTCTTCGccctgctctggctgccttACCGAACGCTGGTGGTGGTCAACTCCTTCCTCAACCCGCCGTACCACAACACCTGGTTCCTGCTCTTCTGTCGGATGTGCATCTACACCAACAGCGCCATCAACCCCATCATCTACAACCTCATGTCTCAGAAGTTTCGGGGGGCGTTCCAAAACTTCTGCAAGTGCGACTGGCAGCACGAGGAGAAGGTGGCAGAATTCCGGGTGCCGATGTATTACAGCGTGATCAAGGACTCCTCCCGTGAAAGCAACGAACCCGTGACGGAGCAGGAGGAAGTCAGCGGACAAATAACCGAAAGGGTCACCGTAGCCGATGAGGACAGGAGCACTTTCATTTGTTCCTAA